In the Cylindrospermopsis raciborskii Cr2010 genome, TGTTGCTGCTGAGGAACACCAAAAAGTCCCGATCTCTCCTGTAGTCGCGAGTCCGCAGCCAAATTACGTTCCCAGTTTTTAGCACCGGGTGCGTTAGCACAGGCTGTTAAGGTAGATAGCGAAACAGCTATACTAATAAAAGTAGTGGAAAGTTTATAAATAACCACAGAAAATCACAAGTATGTTTAATATTAACTACTAGACTAGCATTCCTTAACTTACTCCTTACAACACCATCCCCGACCATAAATTTTAACTTATGGAATTTATGGACATCTGGAGTGCTAAACTAGAGATGAACAAAATAACTAGTCTAACTTAAACAATTCTACCCAAGTAACTCAGTATTTTACTATTTCTCAGGCGTTGCCAGGTTGTTACCAGTGCTGAAACAAGATTACATGGAAGTTTCCCAGGATCAGCCTATTCATTTTGAGGCTCCACTCCAACTGTTGCTCTTTGTTGATGGAAGACCCAAGTCTCGCCAACAAGTGCAACGAATATGCGCGTACCTACAAGATCTGGAAGTAGACTATAGTTTTGATCTGCAAATCATTGATGTCGGGCAAGAACCCTATTTAGCAGAACATTTCAGACTGGTTGCAACACCAGCTTTAGTCAAAATCCATCCAGAACCGCAACAAACTTTGGCTGGAAGTAATATCATTGCCCAATTACAAAATTGGTGGCCACGGTGGCAAACTGCCATAGATACATCTCTAGCTTTACAGAAAGACTTACACGAACTTCCAGAACCAGATATTTCTATGATTCACCCCCCATCTACTATACATTCTGTGGCCCTTTCTGCTGAGCTAATTAAGTTGTCAGACCAGATTTTTTACCTCAATCAGGAAAAAGCAAAACTTCAAGAACAGTTACAATTTAAGGAACGTATCATAGCCATGCTGGCTCATGACCTTCGTAACCCTTTAACTGCTGCTGCCATAGCTATAGACACTCTTCAATCTGATTATAATTCCGATTTGGGTCAGTTTCAACGCCTAAAACCAAACTTGACGGAAAATTTACTCAAACAGGCCCGTCATCAAACCCGGATTATTGATAGGATGATAGCCGATCTGTTGGAAATCGGACGCGAAAACGATAATGATTTTAACATAGCACCACAAAGGTTGGAATTGGGCAAACTCAGTTTTGAGGTACTAGAAGAATTACGAGACCGTTATGTTGGTAAGTCTCAAACGGTAGAGACTGATCTTCCATCTGATCTGCCTTGTGTGTATGCAGACCCAGAGAGAATTCGTCAAGTTTTGATTAATCTGTTAGACAATGCTATCAAGTATACACCCAAGGAAGGTAAAATTAGTTTAGCAGGACTGCATCGGACAACACAAAAGGTACAATTTAGTATTGGTGATACAGGTCCTGGTATTCCCCATGAAAACCGAGATCACATTTTTGAAAATCATTTCCGTCTAGAACGAGATCAAGCAGCGGATGGTTATGGTATTGGTTTGTCCCTATGTCAACGTATTATCCGTGCCCACTACGGTCAGATTTGGGTAGATTCTACCCCTAATGGTGGCGCTTGGTTTCATTTCACTTTACCAGTATATCCTTCTTAATTTAGCCATTCTCAATCTTTCTAATCATTTCTTAACTATGCCACACCCATTGATGTATGAAGAGGAAAATTTTGTTGTTCTGGAAACTAACCAAGAAGAACAGTTTTTGACGAAGCTAGAATTGTTAGAAAAGTTGCAAAACACTTTAAGTCAAATGCCTATAGAAGATATACCTTTAGATGTGAGAAAAATTGGATCCTTGATAGAACAGGTGAACCATTTGATTGATACCACCTGCGAATTAGATTTGGGACCAGGGCGATATTTACAATGGTATGCTGTCAGATTAGAAAAGTAAAAGCGTCTTGATATGAGATTAATTAGAATGGTTGACAGTAATTAATTCCAATTCAATTTTATCTTCATTGGGCTGAGTGATTTTTACATGAACATTAGGTGCAAAATACTTAGTCATTTTCTCTTGTTTTTCCAACCATGTATCCAGAGGGATCAGGGGAGAGTCAAACTCTAGAATTAGACAATAAGCACCATCAAGGGAAGTTTCTCGCAGACTGGTGACTACGGGGCGTTCTTCATCCGTGGGATTTAAGCCTAAATATTCAAGGGCCCTATCTAAATGGGCTTGTTGTCCGTAGCAAAATCTTGTAATATCTTTACGGATTTTATTTTGGGTAATAGTAGCTTGCTGCTTCCTGAGTTCCAATACCGACTCTGTGGTAGGTTCACTAAAGGGTATTGGTTGGAGTTCATTAGCTTTGAGTGCTAAACCACCTAATAACAGGGGAAATCCATAAAAAAACCCTACCAAATTCAAGGTCGCGTTATCCAACCCATAAGCTATAAAGCCCATAATGGTTAATATACTACCTACAGTTAAACCGAGTGTTCCCAAAGAGATTTTGCCGAACATGATTTTAGATGCTGATCATTTATTGATATTGGCAAGTATTTTACACTATTTGGGCGCTATCTGAGATTTGCGGAGGCACAATTATTTGCAGGATGGGTTAGCGAATCCATGGGGGTGTTGGGTTTCATACTTCAACCCAACCTACGTTCATCTTATCTAGCTTTTTCAGAAAATCTGTAATAAGCTATAAATTTAACTGGTAGTATTTAAAAATACGAGGAAAACTTATGGATCTGGAAACAATAAAGCAAAGAATCTCCTTAGTACAAACTAAGCGCGAATACCTACTAGGGTTACTCGAACAGCCTAACTTGGGCACTCTTAGGGTTGATATCAATCAAGCTCTGGAAGAGTTAGATGATCTATTGGATGAGTTTAATCGTACATTTTCAAATGAAAATACGAATTAAACTACCCACATAGAATAGAAATGGGGATATTATTTTTAGTTTATTTTGGCTTACTTGAACTTATTCTCAATTCTGCATAAGCGGCTTTGGGTAATTATTTTGGCTCATGGACATAAGAATCGCTTGGGAGTTAGCTTCTGAACTGTTATCTTTGGGCGTTCTTTGAATGTAATTGCCATCGGGTTGTAAATCCCAAGCTTGACGATTATCTGCTAACATAATCCCGAGGATTTCTTGTAGATCTTTGGCAATTTCTTGGTCTCTAATTGGTGTAATAACCTCCACTCTCCGATCTAAATTGCGACGCATCCAGTCCGCACTGCCAATATATATTTCTTCCTGACCATTGTTGTGGAAGTAAAAAATGCGAGAATGTTCTAGAAATCGCCCAATAATGCTCACAATGCGAATGTTATCACTAATGTCTTTCATTCCAGGTCTTAAACAGCATATACCTCTAACTATCAAGTCTATTTGCACCCCTGCACGGGAGGCGGTATATAGGGTGGCAATGATTTCAGGATCAACTAGCGCATTCATTTTGGCTACAATCCTTCCAGAGAATCCATTGTGTACGTTGGTAATTTCTCTGTGAATTAGTTCTAAAAAGCGGTTGCGCATATTCACCGGAGCAACTAATATCTCTCGATAGTTTTTTTGCAGAGAATAACCTGTTAAGAAGTTAAATACATCGGTTAGATCTGCACCCAGTTCTTCCCGACAACTGAACAATCCCAGGTCTGTGTATAGTTTGGCTGTTTTTGGGTTATAATTACCTGTGCCAATATGGACGTAACGACAGATTTTATCTTTTTCTCTCCTGACTACTAGCACTATTTTACTATGAGTTTTCAAACCCGCTAATCCGTAAACTACATGAACTCCAACTTTTTCTAATCGTCTGGCCCAGTAGATATTATTTTCTTCATCAAAACGGGCTTTTAATTCCACTAAAACTGACACTTGTTTACCATTTTCAGCTGCAGCAATTAAGGCATTTACTATGGGTGAATCCCCAGAAGTACGATATAATGTCATCTTAATCGCTAACACTTGAGGATCCCATGCTGCATGGGTAATAAATTGCTCTACTGTACCGGAAAATGATTGATAGGGATGATGGACTAATAAATCTTTTTCTCTAATTATAGAAAAGAAATCTTTTCCATCTTCTGTTTCTAAAACATCGGGATCTAAACAGGGTTCTTTTAACCGCTGTAACCGGGAAGGAATGACTGATTGACGTGGAGGATCTTTCAGTTCTGGTAAGGATAATCCCATAAAATACATTAGATCCCTCAAACCTAATAAACCATTTACTTGGTAAACATCATTAGCAGTCAATTCTAGGTCTTCTAATAACCGAGAACGTAAATTTTCCGGTGTTTGTGATTGTATTTCTAATCGAACCGGTGTCCCACCCATACGCCTTTTACGTAGTTCTTGTTCAATGGCTAGTAATAGGTCATCTGCTTCATCTTCTTCTAGCTCTAAGTCCGCATCTCGAGTGATCCGAAAAGGATGGCATTCTTGAATGTTCATCCCCGGAAATAATTGATCTAAATTATGGGCGATCGCCTGTTCTAAAGGTACACCAATCCAGTAAATTGGTTTACCATTATGACTTGCTAGTTCGGAAGGTAAGGGGATAAATCTTGGTAGAACTTTTGGTACTTTCACCCGGGCAAAATATTCTTCTTCTGTCTGTGGATTTTTGACCACTACAGCCAAATTCAGGCTGAGATTAGAAATGTAAGGAAAGGGATGACTAGGATCCACTGCTAAGGGGGTGAGAACGGGAAATATTTGTTCTTTAAAATATTCATCCAGATGCAATTTCTGTTGCTGATTCATATCTATATATTTTATAATATGAATACCTTGATTAGCTAACAAAGGTTGTAGTATTTCTTCAAACTGTTGGTTCTGTTTTGCCACTAATGGGTTTAAATATAATCTGATATCATCTAACTGCTGTTGTGGTGTGCGCCCATCAGGAGTAAGAAGGTCTACTTTTGCTTCTACCTGCTGTTTTAGTGCTGCAATACGCACCATAAAAAATTCATCCAGGTTAGAGCTAAAAATGGCTAGGAATTTGAGTCTCTCTAATAGTGGTGTGCGTTCATCGCATCCCTCATGTAGTACCCTGCTGTTAAACTGTAACCAACTTAATTCTCTATTAATATAATATTCTGGGTCATTTAAATTAATTGGTTCATCTAAACTAACAACTGGAGGATTGTTTTTTTTGAGTTTGGCCATGATTATCTATCACCTAGTAGATGTTGCTATTTCCTTGGTAGTCAATTAATCCAATTATAATGTTAAGCTTTGGTTAAGAAAAAGTTAAGAACCCCTAATTATTTGTCTAAGTAGGTCGGTATAATTAAATATAAATTTTTAACTCCTTGTCATTATCCACTGTGTATGTTCCAAGCTACTCGTCGTCGTCTTGCTCTTTGGTACACCGCTGTCACCGCTATTTTACTACTCTTGTTTGCCACTGGAGTGTATTGGTATGTCCGCAGCACATTAATTGAGAGAATTGATGATACTTTAAATCATGTAGTAGAGGTAGTAGAGCGTTCCTTAGTAATTGAAGACGTTAACTTGGAACCAAGTCAACTAAAATTAAGGCATCAAGGAGTTAAAATACCTCAACAAAACACAATTAGTGTTAACATAGAAGCAAGTTTTCGCAATAATAAGAGTACAAATGAAGACGATCATATTGATTTAGAATGGTTTACCCCTACTGGTGAGTTAAGGTGGTCTACCTTTTCCGAACCCTTACACATTCCCATTCGTGGGAACACAAGTGAAACTGTGCGGGTGATGGGAGCATGGGGTAACTCAGAGCTATTACTGCGACAGGTGACCCATAGAGTGGAAATAGGAAGACAAGTTTTAGGGTATTTGAGGGTCAGTCACCCCTGGTTTGAAGTCACTAAACCAAGTCGAAAGTTGGTTGTGGATCTAGGTTTAGGTATAGGGTTAATGGTGATTTCTGTGGGCGCTAGTGGTTGGTTTTTGTCTGGAAAAGCGATGGAACCTGTGGGTGATTCCTATCAACGGTTGAAACAGTTTACTGCTGATGCTTCCCATGAATTAAGAAGTCCTATAGCGCTGATTCAAACCAATGTCCAAGTTGCATTAGCTGATTTGGAATCGGAAAATTCTTATACTGCTCATGACTATGAACACAATTATTCCCATTATCGCCAACAATTGCAGTTAGTTGAAAGATTAACCCAGCGTTTAGGTAGGTTGGTCAACGATTTGTTGTTTCTTGCTAGACAAGATAGTGGTATGAGTCCTAACTTGTTTTCACCTTGTCCCGTGGATGCTTTGTTAATGGAAGTGGTGGAAGAGCAGGAACTTGTAGCTACAGA is a window encoding:
- a CDS encoding histidine kinase, which translates into the protein MLKQDYMEVSQDQPIHFEAPLQLLLFVDGRPKSRQQVQRICAYLQDLEVDYSFDLQIIDVGQEPYLAEHFRLVATPALVKIHPEPQQTLAGSNIIAQLQNWWPRWQTAIDTSLALQKDLHELPEPDISMIHPPSTIHSVALSAELIKLSDQIFYLNQEKAKLQEQLQFKERIIAMLAHDLRNPLTAAAIAIDTLQSDYNSDLGQFQRLKPNLTENLLKQARHQTRIIDRMIADLLEIGRENDNDFNIAPQRLELGKLSFEVLEELRDRYVGKSQTVETDLPSDLPCVYADPERIRQVLINLLDNAIKYTPKEGKISLAGLHRTTQKVQFSIGDTGPGIPHENRDHIFENHFRLERDQAADGYGIGLSLCQRIIRAHYGQIWVDSTPNGGAWFHFTLPVYPS
- a CDS encoding chlororespiratory reduction protein 7; its protein translation is MPHPLMYEEENFVVLETNQEEQFLTKLELLEKLQNTLSQMPIEDIPLDVRKIGSLIEQVNHLIDTTCELDLGPGRYLQWYAVRLEK
- a CDS encoding DUF2854 domain-containing protein, whose protein sequence is MFGKISLGTLGLTVGSILTIMGFIAYGLDNATLNLVGFFYGFPLLLGGLALKANELQPIPFSEPTTESVLELRKQQATITQNKIRKDITRFCYGQQAHLDRALEYLGLNPTDEERPVVTSLRETSLDGAYCLILEFDSPLIPLDTWLEKQEKMTKYFAPNVHVKITQPNEDKIELELITVNHSN
- the ppk1 gene encoding polyphosphate kinase 1, whose product is MAKLKKNNPPVVSLDEPINLNDPEYYINRELSWLQFNSRVLHEGCDERTPLLERLKFLAIFSSNLDEFFMVRIAALKQQVEAKVDLLTPDGRTPQQQLDDIRLYLNPLVAKQNQQFEEILQPLLANQGIHIIKYIDMNQQQKLHLDEYFKEQIFPVLTPLAVDPSHPFPYISNLSLNLAVVVKNPQTEEEYFARVKVPKVLPRFIPLPSELASHNGKPIYWIGVPLEQAIAHNLDQLFPGMNIQECHPFRITRDADLELEEDEADDLLLAIEQELRKRRMGGTPVRLEIQSQTPENLRSRLLEDLELTANDVYQVNGLLGLRDLMYFMGLSLPELKDPPRQSVIPSRLQRLKEPCLDPDVLETEDGKDFFSIIREKDLLVHHPYQSFSGTVEQFITHAAWDPQVLAIKMTLYRTSGDSPIVNALIAAAENGKQVSVLVELKARFDEENNIYWARRLEKVGVHVVYGLAGLKTHSKIVLVVRREKDKICRYVHIGTGNYNPKTAKLYTDLGLFSCREELGADLTDVFNFLTGYSLQKNYREILVAPVNMRNRFLELIHREITNVHNGFSGRIVAKMNALVDPEIIATLYTASRAGVQIDLIVRGICCLRPGMKDISDNIRIVSIIGRFLEHSRIFYFHNNGQEEIYIGSADWMRRNLDRRVEVITPIRDQEIAKDLQEILGIMLADNRQAWDLQPDGNYIQRTPKDNSSEANSQAILMSMSQNNYPKPLMQN
- a CDS encoding sensor histidine kinase: MFQATRRRLALWYTAVTAILLLLFATGVYWYVRSTLIERIDDTLNHVVEVVERSLVIEDVNLEPSQLKLRHQGVKIPQQNTISVNIEASFRNNKSTNEDDHIDLEWFTPTGELRWSTFSEPLHIPIRGNTSETVRVMGAWGNSELLLRQVTHRVEIGRQVLGYLRVSHPWFEVTKPSRKLVVDLGLGIGLMVISVGASGWFLSGKAMEPVGDSYQRLKQFTADASHELRSPIALIQTNVQVALADLESENSYTAHDYEHNYSHYRQQLQLVERLTQRLGRLVNDLLFLARQDSGMSPNLFSPCPVDALLMEVVEEQELVATEKQISLSLILVDPPVETDSRLRENWFTLMGNWDQLGRLCTNLISNALQYTPREGKVQVELARVLTMPGPCLQIKVIDTGVGIPRESLPKLFDRFYRVDPARSQRDATTGSGLGLAIVHTIVEQHQGEIEVHSILSQGTTFVVHLPVSSEFY